In Cotesia glomerata isolate CgM1 linkage group LG3, MPM_Cglom_v2.3, whole genome shotgun sequence, one genomic interval encodes:
- the LOC123261224 gene encoding uncharacterized protein LOC123261224 — translation MVKLYFLALAAAVLVLAPSDVSAISNFHYKCNGGNILVSFTPSRDHSGTVTVVGARNSACTVSFKVNEPFQHTFDAKQCGGSAMKLKVMESQLVVHGGSTSSSSSSSTQSVNC, via the exons atggTTAAGTTATACTTTCTTGCATTGGCTGCGGCGGTTTTAGTTCTTGCTCCGTCAGATGTCTCTGCTATC agTAATTTCCACTACAAATGTAATGGAGGAAATATTCTAGTAAGTTTCACTCCTTCGCGCGACCATTCTGGAACAGTGACCGTCGTGGGCGCTCGCAATTCAGCTTGTACAGTATCGTTCAAAGTGAATGAACCTTTTCAACATACCTTCGACGCGAAACAATGTGGAGGTTCAGCCATGAAGCTAAAAGTTATGGAATCTCAACTAGTAGTTCACGGTGGTTCAACTTCTtcatcatcttcatcttcAACCCAATCTGTTAACTGCTAA
- the LOC123261222 gene encoding uncharacterized protein LOC123261222 — MVSYQLTAFISLALVCTCSNAFTFEAPKCIIRSYCGRDNAIVKLVPQKPFNGLIGTDVENPECKLRFKSDEKSILFDVNFKNCTLGSNQFVLHVYSPIMLTEDFGFRGPALISEQVTC; from the exons ATGGTCAGCTATCAATTAACAGCGTTTATTTCACTAGCATTGGTCTGTACTTGTTCCAATGCTTTTACATTTGAAGCC ccAAAATGCATTATTCGCAGTTATTGTGGAAGAGATAATGCGATAGTGAAACTTGTTCCACAGAAACCATTCAACGGATTAATTGGCACGGACGTTGAGAACCCAGAGTGTAAACTTAGATTCAAATCTGATGAGAAATCGATTTTATTCGATGTGAACTTCAAAAATTGTACATTAGGATCAAATCAATTTGTGTTACATGTTTACAGCCCTATAATGTTAACAGAAGATTTTGGGTTCCGTGGACCAGCTCTTATCTCTGAACAAGTCACTTGTTAA
- the LOC123261241 gene encoding ATPase inhibitor mai-2, mitochondrial-like isoform X1, with translation MQRALLISSRTMASLSQVRMVGERGSGAGKGGGGGGSIREAGGSFGKMEAANEDQYFYNQSKDQLAKLRDELHDEISFHEEQIKRHQEAITRHKSRIQTMDKK, from the exons atgcagcgtGCTCTACTGATTAGCTCACGTACAATGGCTTCATTAAG cCAAGTACGAATGGTTGGAGAACGTGGTTCTGGTGCTGGAAAAGGAGGCGGTGGTGGTGGCAGTATTCGTGAAGCTGGTGGTTCCTTTGGTAAAATGGAAGCTGCTAATGaagatcaatatttttacaaccAG TCGAAAGATCAATTGGCTAAATTACGCGACGAGTTACATGATGAAATCTCATTCCATGAGGAACAAATAAAACGTCATCAAGAAGCCATCACTCGCCATAAGTCACGAATCCAGACCATGGACAAAAAGTAA
- the LOC123260958 gene encoding uncharacterized protein LOC123260958 → MKFFAVLLMATLMCFIHASKLYEHCSSHKECGQMDIGCFESKCQAIQDYLSNKEVRDSYYAKELKDPCITEEHCSRVPTDADDEITCRNMGCVSQKKRE, encoded by the exons ATGAAGTTCTTTGCCGTGCTTTTGATGGCCACCCTTATGTGCTTCATACATGCAAGTAAACTCTACGAACATTGCAGTAGCCATAAAGAATGCGGACAAATGGACATAGGGTGTTTTGAAAGTAAGTGCCAAGCGATCCAGGACTACCTTTCCAATAAAGAAGTCAGAGATTCCTACTACGCCAAAG AATTGAAAGATCCCTGCATTACGGAGGAACACTGTAGCCGTGTACCTACTGATGCTGATGATGAAATAACCTGCCGCAATATGGGATGCGTTTCACAAAAGAaaagagaataa
- the LOC123261241 gene encoding ATPase inhibitor mai-2, mitochondrial-like isoform X2, which translates to MVGERGSGAGKGGGGGGSIREAGGSFGKMEAANEDQYFYNQSKDQLAKLRDELHDEISFHEEQIKRHQEAITRHKSRIQTMDKK; encoded by the exons ATGGTTGGAGAACGTGGTTCTGGTGCTGGAAAAGGAGGCGGTGGTGGTGGCAGTATTCGTGAAGCTGGTGGTTCCTTTGGTAAAATGGAAGCTGCTAATGaagatcaatatttttacaaccAG TCGAAAGATCAATTGGCTAAATTACGCGACGAGTTACATGATGAAATCTCATTCCATGAGGAACAAATAAAACGTCATCAAGAAGCCATCACTCGCCATAAGTCACGAATCCAGACCATGGACAAAAAGTAA
- the LOC123260733 gene encoding protein scarlet-like — MQPRCRQSVNETALCSPTNLTLSWSNICYKVKVKKNDSYVMDFFKGRQMEYISILNGVSGVVKSGTLMAILGSSGAGKTSLLATISKRIKKRTTGDILLNGKLFTRGLMAKISGFVPQEDLAVKSLTVQEHMEFMAKMKIDRRYRRVARSQKIDVLLLDLGLIELKNSKLSTLSNGEWKRVSLAVQLLTEPKILFCDEPTTGLDSYSATVVIDALKNIAVKGRIVICSLHQPASGLLDHFHKIYLLAAGNLAFQGSLSEATAFFSSLGYNCPSIYSHAEFFVSLLSIIRGNEDECFKKIIRICAEFKKSAYGKKMTTSIEESYAGTSVDIDDGDGKDIPHPIFAANYLPLNDFKKIPSFQQLRWLIWRNYIDYKRNSSAIFLKFLIYIIGGLILATPYIHVTRNIDQRSIQNVQGLMYYIVTETIFTFHYAVFYTFPKEMPLLLRDMANGLYYPLPYYVSKVAVMIPGSIIQPFIYSALIYCITGLRGGLISFLYFVLPVVLGAISAGALGCLMSALFDSFETASLLSVSLDFLTLIFSGVYLNLGNLPARISWLKYISQFYYSTEAVSVTQWREYNYINCSTNIDTPCIATGEQVMENFGFAPDNYYIDLMGLLAIFTFSHFAGFMAIFYRSFNEPVY; from the exons atgCAACCACGGTGTAGACAAAGTGTAAATGAAACTGCGCTGTGTTCGCCGACGAATTTAACGTTATCGTGGAGTAATATTTGTTACAAAgttaaggtaaaaaaaaatgacagttACGTGATGGATTTTTTCAAAGGTCGGCAAATGGAGTACATCAGTATATTGAATGGAGTTAGTGGTGTTGTCAAATCTGGCACTCTGATGGCAATTCTAGGATCTAG tgGAGCGGGTAAAACTTCTTTGTTAGCAACGATAAgcaagagaataaaaaaaagaacgaCAGGGGACATTTTATTGAATGGAAAATTGTTTACTCGTGGATTAATGGCGAAAATCAGTGGTTTTGTACCTCAGGAAGATCTGGCTGTTAAATCACTTACTGTACAAGAACATATGGAATTTATG gctAAAATGAAAATAGACAGACGTTACCGTCGAGTAGCTCGGAGTCAAAAAATCGACGTGCTGCTTCTAGATCTAGGATTAATCGAACTCAAAAACTCAAAATTGTCAACTCTGTCAAACGGCGAGTGGAAAAGAGTATCTCTAGCTGTTCAACTCTTGAcagaaccaaaaattttattctgtgACGAACCAACTACTGGATTAGACAGTTATTCAGCAACAGTGGTCATAGATGCGCTAAAAAACATTGCAGTTAAAGGCAGAATTGTTATTTGTTCCCTTCATCAGCCTGCTTCTGGCTTACTGGATCATTTTCACAAAATTTACCTCCTTGCTGCGGGTAATTTAGCTTTTCAAGGAAGTCTTTCTGAAGCTACTGCATTTTTCTCAAG TTTAGGTTACAATTGTCCATCAATTTATAGTCACGCTGAGTTTTTTGTGTCACTATTATCTATTATTAGAGGAAATGAAGATGaatgtttcaaaaaaataattagaatatGTGCGGAGTTCAAAAAATCTgcatacggaaaaaaaatgaccACTTCTATTGAAGAATCTTATGCTGGAACTTCAGTAGATATTGATGATGGAGATGGTAAAGACATTCCGCATCCGATATTTGCTGCTAATTACTTACCACTGAATGACTTCAAAAAGATTCCTAGTTTCCAACAATTGAGGTGGTTAATATGGCGCAATTACATTGACTACAAAAGAAATTCATCggcaatttttctaaaatttttgatctacATAATTGGGGGATTGATTCTTGCGACTCCTTATATACATGTTACGAGGAATATCGACCAGCGCAGTATACAAAACGTTCAGGGTTTGATGTATTATATTGTGACTGAGACAATATTTACCTTTCATTACGCTGTGTTCTACACGTTTCCTAAAGAAATGCCACTTTTGTTACGCGATATGGCTAATGGACTCTATTATCCTCTGCCTTATTATGTCAGCAAAGTTGCCGTAATG ATACCAGGATCCATTATCCAACCGTTCATTTATTCAGCATTGATCTATTGTATCACAGGATTAAGAGGTGgattaataagttttttatatttcgttTTACCAGTTGTACTTGGAGCCATATCTGCCGGCGCCCTTG GATGCTTGATGTCCGCATTGTTCGACTCTTTTGAAACTGCATCACTGTTATCAGTTTCTCTCGACTTTCTGACACTCATTTTCAGCGGAGTTTATCTCAATCTCGG AAATCTACCAGCGCGTATATCAtggttaaaatatatttcacaatTCTACTACAGTACAGAAGCTGTTTCAGTGACTCAATGGCGcgaatataattatataa ATTGTTCGACAAACATTGATACACCGTGTATAGCAACTGGTGAACAAGTTATGGAAAATTTTGGATTTGCACCTGACAATTATTACATCGACTTAATGGGTCTACTCGCTATTTTCACTTTCAGTCATTTCGCAGGTTTTATGGCTATTTTCTATAGAAGTTTCAACGAGCCCgtttattga